Proteins encoded by one window of Desulfobaculum bizertense DSM 18034:
- the msrB gene encoding peptide-methionine (R)-S-oxide reductase MsrB produces MKKIQKKDAEWQKTLNPEQYRVCRRRETEAPFSGRYARFKGEGTYFCVCCGNELFSSDAKFESGTGWPSFFESIRKDAVEYHTDSSLGMIRTEVVCAQCEAHLGHVFPDGPKPTGQRYCINSVCLDFKEMPPDGGTT; encoded by the coding sequence ATGAAAAAAATCCAAAAAAAAGATGCCGAATGGCAGAAAACGCTCAACCCGGAACAGTATCGCGTCTGCCGCAGACGGGAAACAGAAGCGCCCTTTTCTGGACGCTATGCGCGATTCAAGGGAGAAGGAACCTACTTCTGTGTCTGTTGCGGGAATGAACTCTTTTCTTCGGACGCCAAATTTGAATCAGGTACAGGCTGGCCAAGCTTTTTTGAAAGCATTCGCAAGGATGCTGTGGAGTATCATACGGATTCGAGCCTTGGCATGATCCGCACAGAAGTTGTCTGCGCCCAGTGCGAGGCGCATCTGGGGCATGTGTTCCCGGACGGTCCCAAACCTACAGGGCAGCGCTACTGTATCAACTCTGTCTGTCTGGACTTTAAGGAAATGCCTCCAGACGGAGGCACAACGTAA
- a CDS encoding YheT family hydrolase gives MPVLSDSKYTPPRFLGNRHIQTSAPSFFRPTPQIEYVRERLETPDCDFLQLDWSMCTPTQQPKRLAILTHGLEGNTTRPYMKGMAKALNAAGFDVLARNCRGCGGEPNLRARSYHSGETDDLHHVVRYASQMNIWEQIVLVGFSMGGNQTLKYLGEAPDRIPKELAGAVAISAPCDLTDSVHALSGSSSGFLYTHYLLRSLRKKVLIKHEMFPELIQIRGLGCIHSFEHFDNQYTAPLFGFRDAHEYWQKASSRPVLKNISVPTLLLNARNDPFLGPGCFPVPEAQANNKLTLEMPENGGHVGFIRIAKDGLFWSELRAVEFLRTACA, from the coding sequence ATGCCTGTACTTTCTGATTCCAAGTATACCCCCCCAAGATTTCTGGGCAACCGCCACATTCAGACCTCCGCGCCCTCGTTTTTTCGCCCGACTCCACAGATCGAATACGTTCGGGAACGGCTGGAAACCCCAGACTGTGATTTTCTCCAGCTCGACTGGAGCATGTGCACGCCCACACAGCAGCCCAAGCGTCTGGCAATCCTGACTCACGGTCTTGAGGGCAATACAACCCGCCCCTACATGAAGGGCATGGCCAAAGCACTTAATGCTGCGGGTTTTGACGTGCTGGCCCGCAACTGTCGCGGCTGTGGCGGAGAGCCAAACCTGCGGGCACGTTCATACCATAGCGGAGAAACAGACGACCTGCACCATGTTGTACGCTACGCCAGTCAGATGAACATCTGGGAGCAAATCGTCCTTGTTGGCTTTAGCATGGGAGGAAACCAGACGCTCAAGTACCTCGGTGAAGCCCCTGACCGCATCCCCAAAGAACTCGCAGGAGCCGTTGCCATCTCTGCCCCCTGCGATCTCACAGACTCAGTCCACGCACTTTCCGGGAGTTCCTCAGGCTTTCTTTATACCCATTACCTGCTCCGAAGCCTGCGAAAAAAGGTTCTCATCAAACACGAAATGTTTCCTGAACTTATCCAGATTCGGGGACTTGGCTGCATTCACAGCTTTGAGCACTTTGACAACCAGTACACGGCCCCGCTGTTTGGCTTTCGGGATGCGCACGAGTACTGGCAAAAAGCCAGCTCCCGCCCTGTACTCAAAAACATCTCCGTGCCCACGCTTTTGCTCAACGCCCGAAACGACCCTTTCCTTGGGCCGGGCTGCTTTCCAGTCCCAGAGGCGCAGGCCAACAACAAGCTCACGCTCGAAATGCCAGAAAATGGCGGGCATGTGGGCTTCATCCGCATAGCCAAAGACGGACTGTTCTGGTCAGAACTCCGCGCTGTTGAATTCCTTCGAACTGCCTGTGCCTAA